The genomic region ATTGGACTAATTGTAGATCGTAGCGATGGAAAAGTAGATTTCGGTTATCCTACGAAAGCCCTATTGCCGATGAATATAAAATCATATACAGAAAATGAGTGTCCACTTTGCAAGCAGAATATTCCGCTTGTAAAACCGGGTGCAAGTGATAAAAAATTATAAAAAAAAGGAGTTTCAAAATGAACAAAATCGTTGAATGTGTGCCAAATTTCAGTGAAGGTCGAAATAAAGAGATTATTGAAAAAATATCCGATGCCGTGCGTGCGGTGGATGGTGTTACCCTTTTGGATGTTGATCCCGGAGAAGCAACCAATCGCACCGTGTTTACATTTGTGGGCAATCCGGAAAGCATAAAAGAAGGAGCGTTCCGGGCAATTGAAGCGAGCAGCAAATTGATTGATATGCGAGAACACAGCGGAGAACATGCTCGTATGGGAGCTTGTGATGTCTGCCCGTTTGTGCCGGTAGCCGGTGTGGATGTGGATGATTGCGTGCAAATTTCCAAAGAGGTCGGCAAAAGGGTGGCGGAAGAACTTAATATCCCAATTTTTCTTTATGAACATTCCAGAACAAAGCCGGATCGTCAAAATCTTGCTGTTATCCGCAAGGGCGAATATGAAGGTATGGAAGAAAAACTGAAAGATCCACATTGGAAGCCAGATTTTGGTGAGAAATTTAATGTAAAATCCGGAGTAACAGCGATGGGATGCCGCGATTTCCTCATTGCTTACAACATAAACCTAAACACCAAAAGCAAGAAAATCGCCCACGATATTGCTCTCGATATTAGAGAAACGGGAAGAATTTTGCGGGGAGAAAACGGCAAACCACTTCGCGATGAAAATGGTGAATACAAACGTGATAAAGGTGGATTTGTGGGTGTGAAAGCAGTTGGCTGGTTTATTGATGAATACGATAAAGCTCAAATTTCAATGAATATAACTAACTACAAAGCCAGTCCAATCCACAAGATATTTGAATATGTGGAAATGGATGCGATCAAACATGGCGTGCGAGTTACCGGAAGTGAACTTGTTGGTCTGATTCCAAAAGAACCGGTTCTCCGGGCTGGAAAATATTTTCTCGAAAAACAACATTTGAACGAGCAGCAATATTTTTCTGCCGGTGTAGGAGAAAGAGAATTGGTCAAAATGGCGATTGATACTCTGGGTCTGAATGAACTTACTCCCTTTGACCCCAAAGAAAAAATCATCGAATATACATTGGAAAAAGATAATCAGCTTCGCAACATGAGCATCGTAAAATTTGCTGATGAATTGTCCTCAGATTCACCTGCTCCGGGTGGTGGAAGCGTGGCAGCACTTTGTGGCAGCCTTTCTGCCGGTCTTTCTTCTATGGTTGCGAATCTATCAACGAAAAAACTTTCCTTCCGAAAATTATCCGAAACCAAATTGGAAAGACGTTCAACGCTTATTTCCCTCGCCTTCCAAGCACAGGAAATAAAGGATAAACTCCTCACTCTAATTGATACTGACACGGAAGCATTCGAAAAATATATGGACGCAAACAGGTTGCCTGAAAATTCGGAAGAAGAGAAGAAAATGAAGATTGAAGCAGTTGAAGCAGCTACTCAGCAATCTACAATAATCCCATTGGAAACTATGCGAGAATCTTTCAAAGCCATTGAGTGTGCCAAAATTGTGGCAGAATTGGGAATGAAAAATGCCCTCTCTGATGCCGGCGTGTCAGCCGTTTGCGGTTTGACTGCTGTGAAATCCGCTTATATGAATGTAAAAATCAATCTCCCGGGAATCAATGATAAACAATTCAAAAAGAATATGCTCATCGAAGCAGAAGAGATTTTGTTGGCAGCCAAAGAACTTGCTACTGAAATCGAAGAATCTGTAATGGAGCAAATTGGGTTAGATTGAAAGTTGGAACAATTCAAATCAATATTTTTCCCTGAAGTTACCCACTTATGTATTTGTGTTTGTAAATTTGATCAATCCATTTTATCTGACGGTTTCGGGGCATTTTCATTATAAAAATGTTTCATTGTTCTTTGAACCATCCGAACATATTTTTCACCTAAGCCGGAATAATTTACCAAACCTTCTGCAAGGATATACGGATCGATCGGTTCGTGTTTTTTTCGAAAATTTTCCCGAATCACTCGTAAATTATCATACTCACTAAGCGTGTTTAGTGTCCGGAGGTAAATTCTTACGGATTGGTTCACGGTAGAATATTTGGCAACTCTAAATCTTGCTCCTTTTGGTCGTTCTTTTGGAACAAATCCCTCTTTTTGATTTAAAGTACGCATCCCAAAAAGGTTATTTCCCCGTTGGGCAAAACCGGATGTTCCCCAAGCAGATTCAATGGCAGCCTGAGATAAGATTATCGGAGTTGGAATGATGTCCATCCGATTTTTCAATTTGAGCAAATCCTCTTTATTTTTATATGAAAATTCATTGATTCGATAATATTCTGCTTTTGAATTCAACCACGTGATATTTTTTTTGTTAAATTTGTGGAATTTTTCTATATTTTTCAATTTTACTCTATTTGATAGAATAATATTGTTCTCCGAATTTGCGATTGGTTTTAGAAAATTCCCAAATAAGTTTATCTTTTCTTGAACAGTTTTAGTCTTAGCAAAATCTGGTACAGAAGTACACGGGGCAACTTCAATTGTTTTCGGTTTATTTAGTGAGAATTTTTTAAAACCAAAAATTCCTGTAAAAACTAATACAATGATAAATAAAACAGTCATAAATATTTTTTTATGTTTCATGGTTGTGGGGTTTCTCCTTAATATCTGTTTGGTTAACAAAGTATAAAATACCAAATTTTGAGCAAAAAAAAAGGTGCATAGAGAAAACTCCACACACCTTTGAATTTAATTTGAATTAAACCAGTGTTACATCTTTGGCTGCAGGACCTTTTTGGCCTTGCTCAATGATGAATTCTACACGCTGTCCTTCTTTGAGGGAACGAAAGCCTGTACCGCTAATGGATTTGTAATGAATAAAAACATCTTCGCCATTATCTTGCTCAATAAAACCAAAACCTTTGGTATTATTAAACCATTTTACTGTACCTTGTACTCGATCTTCCATAATCTTGAAACTCCTTTCTTAATACTTATGGTTTTGCTAGAGGTTCAAAATCAATTTCAGATCTTGTTCTTACTTTAGACTGAACAACTGCAAAAAAACAGGTTACAAAATCGAAAATTAGAATTTTATGTCAAGAAAAGGAGAAACATTATTGCAAAAATACCTATCCAAAGCGGCTTAAATTAAAACAAATTTGCTTAATTAGAGTCTGTCCGTAAACTCGCATTCTTGCAATGATTCTCCGGATGTGATTCGACGCAGATAAACACTGATTATGCTGATGAACGCAGATATTACACTTTTTACAAAAAAAATTTATCTTGCGAAAATCGGTTTTTTCAGTGTTCATCTGCGTCGAATCCCTACTTTACGGACAGGCTCTAAATAGCAATAAATTTTTTTGGTAGAATAATTTTACGTTTATAAAAAAGCGTATATACACAGCCGTTTAATATTAATATTATCGTTACTATTTTTCACCAAAAATCAAATGTGCTATTTGTAAGGTGACTTTTCGTCTTTTGGTGCATTGAGCATATCAAGTCTTTCTTTCCGCACAAAATTTCTTGCTCATCAATTGCAGTAGAATTTCGTACGCTTTTGTTCTCAATATGCTGACATGTTTTTGAATTTCAGCAGCCGATAATTCTTTCTTGAGAAATAAAGTATAATATACTTTCGCTTATCTTTTAGAGAGTCCAAAACCAATGAAATCTTTTATGATTTTTTCCTGATCCATTTCTTTACCTTTTATGTGAGTAAAGAAATTTTCTTGCGAAATTTTTTTCAACATATTTTATTCTTTTCTCTCATTTTTTTTAAGTTAGACACTTAGATCGCATAAGGTCCCGGAATCAATCTCCAGCCCCAAATATATTCCAGAACAGTCCAGGCAGTTAAAAGCCCCAAATATGACCAGAACATAATAGAATTGATTTGCTCATTTTTTCTGACTTTATAAATTGAAAGCCCTGTTAAAATTACGAAAATTCCACACATCATGTAGGTCGTGAAATGAGTTCGCGAGAGCACTTCATATTGGAAAATCATTATGCAA from Candidatus Cloacimonadota bacterium harbors:
- the ftcD gene encoding glutamate formimidoyltransferase, whose amino-acid sequence is MNKIVECVPNFSEGRNKEIIEKISDAVRAVDGVTLLDVDPGEATNRTVFTFVGNPESIKEGAFRAIEASSKLIDMREHSGEHARMGACDVCPFVPVAGVDVDDCVQISKEVGKRVAEELNIPIFLYEHSRTKPDRQNLAVIRKGEYEGMEEKLKDPHWKPDFGEKFNVKSGVTAMGCRDFLIAYNINLNTKSKKIAHDIALDIRETGRILRGENGKPLRDENGEYKRDKGGFVGVKAVGWFIDEYDKAQISMNITNYKASPIHKIFEYVEMDAIKHGVRVTGSELVGLIPKEPVLRAGKYFLEKQHLNEQQYFSAGVGERELVKMAIDTLGLNELTPFDPKEKIIEYTLEKDNQLRNMSIVKFADELSSDSPAPGGGSVAALCGSLSAGLSSMVANLSTKKLSFRKLSETKLERRSTLISLAFQAQEIKDKLLTLIDTDTEAFEKYMDANRLPENSEEEKKMKIEAVEAATQQSTIIPLETMRESFKAIECAKIVAELGMKNALSDAGVSAVCGLTAVKSAYMNVKINLPGINDKQFKKNMLIEAEEILLAAKELATEIEESVMEQIGLD
- a CDS encoding glucosaminidase domain-containing protein — protein: MKHKKIFMTVLFIIVLVFTGIFGFKKFSLNKPKTIEVAPCTSVPDFAKTKTVQEKINLFGNFLKPIANSENNIILSNRVKLKNIEKFHKFNKKNITWLNSKAEYYRINEFSYKNKEDLLKLKNRMDIIPTPIILSQAAIESAWGTSGFAQRGNNLFGMRTLNQKEGFVPKERPKGARFRVAKYSTVNQSVRIYLRTLNTLSEYDNLRVIRENFRKKHEPIDPYILAEGLVNYSGLGEKYVRMVQRTMKHFYNENAPKPSDKMD
- a CDS encoding cold-shock protein; its protein translation is MEDRVQGTVKWFNNTKGFGFIEQDNGEDVFIHYKSISGTGFRSLKEGQRVEFIIEQGQKGPAAKDVTLV